The proteins below are encoded in one region of Carcharodon carcharias isolate sCarCar2 chromosome 2, sCarCar2.pri, whole genome shotgun sequence:
- the LOC121274414 gene encoding ankyrin repeat domain-containing protein 9-like encodes MCSNPPSNHDDQRQCKFLSYMFYQAVRDRKPVWMLEDMRTMESFYWEENTSLRTYSPSEALLYAVVHNHLPYAQYLLSHYPDEALEVPGDRFCCCPSSAPHLAMAVRYDRKDILGLILKITNQLPGFKSYINRKGCFHIEDGKTPLHLACELLRAETVLMLLGSGASPKIVDSKGLTPLDVILEQLRVSKINAESKKLCIDQLLLFMSSLQFKMKRALEDNPNEWNGLLGEEKYNYLCGKAPATLFLISMQGILKCLPPSRFPASIKELPIPQSLKPLPLGISTFRCVDIL; translated from the coding sequence ATGTGCAGCAACCCACCTTCCAACCACGACGATCAAAGACAATGTAAATTCCTATCATATATGTTTTACCAGGCAGTGAGAGACCGAAAACCTGTGTGGATGTTGGAAGACATGAGGACTATGGAGTCGTTTTACTGGGAAGAGAATACCAGCCTACGCACTTACTCACCTTCAGAAGCCCTCCTGTACGCGGTGGTGCATAATCATCTCCCCTATGCCCAGTATTTGTTATCCCATTACCCGGACGAGGCACTCGAGGTACCTGGAGATCGCTTCTGCTGTTGCCCATCGTCCGCCCCCCATCTTGCCATGGCAGTCAGGTACGACCGCAAGGACATTCTGGGCCTGATCCTGAAGATAACCAATCAACTGCCAGGCTTTAAATCGTACATTAACAGGAAGGGCTGTTTCCACATAGAGGACGGGAAGACGCCTTTACATTTAGCTTGCGAGCTCCTGAGGGCGGAGACTGTCCTCATGTTGCTGGGCAGCGGGGCTTCGCCCAAGATTGTTGACAGCAAAGGGCTAACTCCTCTGGACGTCATTTTAGAGCAACTCCGGGTGTCAAAGATCAACGCCGAATCCAAAAAGTTATGTATCGACCAGCTGCTGCTTTTCATGTCAAGTCTCCAGTTTAAGATGAAAAGGGCTTTGGAAGACAACCCGAATGAATGGAATGGGCTTTTGGGAGAAGAGAAATACAACTACCTCTGTGGGAAAGCACCGGCCACTTTATTCCTCATATCTATGCAGGGCATTTTAAAATGTCTTCCACCGTCAAGATTTCCAGCGAGCATCAAAGAATTGCCCATACCACAGTCCTTAAAGCCCCTGCCTTTGGGAATATCGACATTCCGCTGTGTGGACATCCTTTAG